One genomic segment of Ignavibacteriota bacterium includes these proteins:
- a CDS encoding response regulator transcription factor — protein MVKIFLIEDQASYRDSIAQLINNHENFNCEGIFECFESAQKRILQDKPDIVLVDIKLPGISGIEATKIINSLSPETAIIILTIFDDCNLIFSALENGASGYILKDDNPENIICAINEVLNGGAPMSMSIARKVIESFKKPNAKTELTKQQITILKLLSKGKNYQAIADDLFISKTTVKYHLRNIYQKLHVKNKVNAISKAKDEGII, from the coding sequence ATGGTAAAAATATTCCTAATTGAAGACCAGGCAAGTTATAGAGATTCCATTGCCCAACTCATTAACAATCATGAGAATTTTAATTGCGAAGGAATTTTTGAATGTTTTGAATCTGCACAAAAAAGAATTTTACAAGACAAACCAGATATTGTTTTGGTAGATATAAAATTACCTGGAATATCAGGCATAGAAGCAACAAAAATAATTAATTCCTTATCGCCGGAAACAGCAATAATTATTCTTACCATTTTTGATGATTGTAACCTAATTTTTAGTGCTCTGGAAAATGGAGCAAGCGGTTACATTCTAAAAGATGATAATCCGGAAAACATTATTTGTGCGATAAACGAAGTATTAAACGGCGGTGCTCCTATGAGCATGTCTATTGCGCGAAAAGTAATTGAATCTTTTAAAAAACCAAATGCAAAAACTGAACTTACAAAACAGCAGATTACAATTCTTAAACTGCTCTCCAAAGGTAAAAATTATCAAGCAATTGCTGATGATCTGTTTATAAGTAAAACGACAGTAAAATATCATCTAAGAAATATATACCAAAAACTTCATGTGAAAAATAAGGTTAATGCTATATCAAAAGCAAAAGATGAGGGAATTATTTAA
- a CDS encoding DUF4065 domain-containing protein, with translation MNKIKLNSKKLLLLLLYSSGKTSEICEEIKGRTRIVKMIFLFNEEIKKDFIKDANIEMEPITFYSWDYGPFSKDIYNDIEFFINNNLIIVRNNSLEKEEIELFEYERWLEDQYMSNEVVNLSEKYNQEIFQLSQKGKDWIEKNIWHLLSQNQIEILKLFKKRLNEASLDAILRYTYLKFPNYTDQSKIKEKIIGF, from the coding sequence ATGAACAAAATAAAATTAAATAGTAAGAAACTGTTATTGTTACTTTTATATTCTTCAGGAAAAACTAGTGAAATTTGTGAAGAAATTAAAGGAAGAACAAGAATTGTCAAAATGATATTTCTTTTTAATGAAGAAATTAAAAAAGACTTTATAAAAGATGCCAATATTGAAATGGAACCGATAACATTTTATTCATGGGATTATGGGCCATTCTCAAAGGATATTTATAATGACATCGAATTCTTTATTAATAACAATTTAATTATTGTTAGAAATAATAGTTTAGAAAAAGAAGAAATTGAATTATTTGAATATGAAAGATGGTTAGAAGATCAATATATGTCAAATGAAGTAGTAAATTTATCAGAAAAATACAATCAAGAAATTTTTCAATTGAGTCAAAAAGGTAAGGATTGGATAGAAAAAAATATTTGGCATTTATTATCACAAAATCAAATTGAAATCTTAAAGCTATTTAAGAAAAGACTCAATGAAGCTTCGTTAGATGCAATTTTAAGATATACATATTTAAAATTTCCAAATTATACAGATCAATCAAAAATTAAAGAGAAAATTATTGGATTTTAA